The stretch of DNA GTTATAGCGATTTTCAAGCGCGTCGAGCAATTTGGGCAGCGTGTAGGTCAGCGGTTTCTGACCAGTCTGCTGCTGAGCCGACCCGGCGTAGGCCCGAGCCAGTACCTGTGCCTGGGTGGGTAGTGCCAGCAGGAGCATCCCGATGACGAACACCCAGCCGAGCCGGATGGATAGCGAAGACAACATAGAGTAGATGGGTTTATGGATTGTGAAGTGGTTTGCGGAGAATTAACTGATTGGCTTCCTGTACCACGTCGGCCCCAAACGTTTCGGCCAGAATGCGTGTCAGCAGCGTAGTGTCGGTAGTAGGCAGCTCGCCCGTATACGTAGTTTCTTTCCAACCCTGCCCATCGAACACAAGGGTCAGCCCGTATACCTCTTCAACGCGCTGACTGAGTTCCGACAGGGTTGCCGCCCGGAAGAGCAGCCGTCCGTTGCGCCACGCCGTCAGGCTGGGGTCGGCAGTAGGCATAACCTGAATGGCGGGTCGATTGGCTGGTTGCTGAGCAGTCTGACCGGGTCGCAGTTCGAGCGTCCGGCTGGGTTCACGAGCCGACGAAAGACGTATCTTACCTTCGTCGAGCGAAACGGTTGTTTTACTACGGAGCGTGTTGACGTTGAAGCGCGTACCCAGCACCTCAATGGTTAGTTCACGGGCATGAACCACAAAATTGCGCCCCTTCGCGGGAGTTGGCCCCGGCTGTTTTGTTACTTCAAAATAGCCCTCGCCCGACAGCCAGACTTCGCGCTGTTGCCCAAACGACCAGCGGCCCGGCACCCGCAGACTGCTGTTGGCCGCCAGCGTAACCACAGTCTGATCGGCCAGCAGAATACGTCGCTGTTGCCCAAAGCCCGTTTGATACGTGTCACTGGCCCACCCATATTGATACCCCTGCCAGCCCAGCAGTCCCAGCAGCAGGCAGGCTGCTACGCGAAGCCAGGTTCGGCGATACAGCGGAATGATGCGTACCGGGGGCGCGTCGATCTGGGTTAGTACTGCCTGAAATCGTTCGTGAAGCTGATGGGGCGTCAGCGTTTGCCAGTCGGCTACCCGTAGTTGCCGGATTAGCAGCCGGGCGGTGTCGATGGTATCAGCTTTCTGAGGGAAAGCCAGCCGGAACGCCTGCCAGTAGGCTTCCTGCTCGGGCGTGCCCTGAAGCACCCAGTTCTGGACATCCTCGTCCATAACAAAGTCGAGCGGCTCGAAGGACAGGTAATGGTCAAACGGTTTTTCGGACATAGTGTATAGCCTATATCCAACAATGACAGACAGGGCACTCTTTGTAATAAGTGAATTGTGAAATTTTTTCTTAGAATAAGAGAAATGTATTAAGCGGTTTACTGGCTCGTCCACGCTACCTGCATCAGGGCCAGTAGTAGCCGCCAGTTGGCTGGAAATTGTTCGCGTATA from Spirosoma montaniterrae encodes:
- a CDS encoding FecR family protein; translation: MSEKPFDHYLSFEPLDFVMDEDVQNWVLQGTPEQEAYWQAFRLAFPQKADTIDTARLLIRQLRVADWQTLTPHQLHERFQAVLTQIDAPPVRIIPLYRRTWLRVAACLLLGLLGWQGYQYGWASDTYQTGFGQQRRILLADQTVVTLAANSSLRVPGRWSFGQQREVWLSGEGYFEVTKQPGPTPAKGRNFVVHARELTIEVLGTRFNVNTLRSKTTVSLDEGKIRLSSAREPSRTLELRPGQTAQQPANRPAIQVMPTADPSLTAWRNGRLLFRAATLSELSQRVEEVYGLTLVFDGQGWKETTYTGELPTTDTTLLTRILAETFGADVVQEANQLILRKPLHNP